In a genomic window of Branchiostoma floridae strain S238N-H82 chromosome 19, Bfl_VNyyK, whole genome shotgun sequence:
- the LOC118406669 gene encoding metallophosphoesterase domain-containing protein 1-like, translating to MSIRRTLSKISRRVMSSDSDHKSAALDADPLATQPQKAWDQRKVVQTAAKVDPVPFDKEKPPGHVRFVCVSDTHSRSDRMGAIPDGDVLLHAGDFTDLGHLQKVKDFNTWLGTLPHPYKVVIAGNHDLTFDPKLMQEIRAGKRPMFWAVRDEEAETAKSLLTNCIYLEDSETNVMGIRIWGSPWQPWFYDWAFNEERGKPILDKWNLIPEGVDILVTHGPPLGHGDVTITGQHVGCVDLLNTIQKRVKPKYHIFGHIHEGYGITTDGTTTYVNASVCTVRYQPVNPPIVFDLPTPEEAMKQLAKELDLD from the exons ATGTCCATCCGCCGAACATTATCCAAGATCTCCCGTAGAGTCATGTCATCTGACTCGGACCACAAGTCCGCTGCCCTGGACGCAGACCCTCTGGCCACGCAGCCGCAGAAAGCGTGGGACCAACGGAAGGTGGTTCAGACTGCGGCAAAGGTGGACCCGGTTCCGTTCGACAAGGAGAAGCCGCCCGGACATGTACGGTTCGTCTGCGTGTCGGACACCCATTCCAGGAGCGACAGGATGGGAGCGATTCCGGACGGGGACGTTTTGCTCCACGCGGGAGATTTCACCGACCTTGGACACTTGCAGAAAGTGAAGGACTTCAACACTTGGTTAG GAACACTTCCCCACCCTTATAAGGTCGTCATTGCCGGCAACCATgacctgacctttgaccctaaACTGATGCAAGAGATCCGGGCGGGAAAGCGCCCCATGTTCTGGGCGGTCCGTGACGAAGAAGCAGAAACAGCAAAATCGCTCCTCACGAACTGCATCTACCTGGAAGACTCAGAAACCAACGTGATGGGAATCAGGATTTGGGGGTCTCCATG GCAGCCATGGTTCTATGACTGGGCGTTTAACGAGGAAAGAGGAAAACCCATTCTGGACAAGTGGAACCTCATCCCTGAGGGGGTCGACATTCTGGTGACGCATGGGCCTCCACTGG GTCACGGTGATGTCACTATCACAGGTCAGCACGTCGGCTGTGTCGATCTGCTCAACACCATTCAGAAAAGAGTCAAACCAAAGTACCACATCTTTGGCCACATACATGAAG GTTATGGCATAACAACAGATGGAACCACGACATACGTCAACGCTTCAGTCTGTACAGTACGTTACCAGCCTGTCAACCCACCAATCGTATTTGATCTTCCGACACCCGAAGAAGCCATGAAACAGCTCGCAAAAGAACTCGACCTggattaa